A single region of the Nicotiana sylvestris chromosome 6, ASM39365v2, whole genome shotgun sequence genome encodes:
- the LOC138871278 gene encoding uncharacterized protein — MVDEGIVLGHMISKNGIEVDKAKIEVISKLPPPTSVKGVRRFLGMRGSTVDGKGCKVCVQCDFMKAFEILKYRLTTTPIITAPNWSLPFELMCDASDVAVGAILGQMINKIFHPVYYASKMMNEAQVNYTVTKKELLAIVFTMKKFRPYLMVTKVIVQTDHATLRYLMTKKDSKARLMRWDGRPHDGLEINDSFPDKQILFVSLNSLPWFADVANFLMTGIFSSELSSNQRKKLKQDNLDYYSDKPYLFKICNDGVIRGCVPEEEQLRFLMLGIPRPTPTLYKDAIELVKRCVECHRASGISKKDEMPLATILEIDIFDVWGINFMGPFVSSCGNTYILVVVDYVSKWVEAVALPNNEE, encoded by the exons ATGGTTGATGAGGGCATTGTCCTTGGACATATGATCTCAAAGAATGGTATTGAAGTGGACAAAGCgaagattgaagtgatttcaaaactccctcctcctacttcTGTTAAAGGAGTGAGGAGATTTCTAGGAATGCGGGGTTCTACT gTTGatggaaaaggatgcaaagtttgtgttcaatGTGATTTCATGAAAGCTTTTGAGATtctcaagtatagattgactaccactcccatcattaccgcacccaattggagcttaccatttgagcttatgtgcgatgctagtgacgttgcggtagGAGCAATTTTGGGGCAAATGATCAACAAGATATTTCATCCggtctattatgcaagcaaaatGATGAATGAAGCTCAAGTCAATTATACGGTGACCAAGAAAGAGTTACTAGCCATTGTCTTCACCATGAAAAAGTTCAGGCCTTATCTCATGGTTACCAAAGTGATTGTGCAGACCGATCATGCGACACTCCGTTACTTGATGACAAAAAAGGACTCTAAGgctaggttgatgagatgg GATGGGAGGCCCCATGATGGTCTtgaaattaatgattcatttccgGATAAACAAATCCTCTTCGTGTCTTTGAATAGTTTGCCTTGGTTCGCCGATGTTGCTAACTTTCTTATGACCGGCATTTTTTcgagtgagctctcttctaaccaaaggaaaaagcttAAACAGGACAACTTGGATTATTACTCGGACAAGCCTTATCTTTTCAAGatttgtaatgatggtgtgatccgggGATGTGTTCCGGAAGAGGAGCAACTGAGATTCTTGATGCTTGGCATTCCTCGCCCTACG CCTACCCTGTATAAAGATGCTATTGAGCTTGTTAAGAGATGTGTTGAGTGTCACCGAGCTAGTGGAATTtccaagaaggatgaaatgcctctcgCCACTATTcttgagattgatatttttgatgtatggggcattaactttatgggtccatttgtgagttcttgtgggaacacctatatTCTAGTTGTTGTGGATTACgtctccaaatgggttgaagctgtggctttgcccaacaatgaagaatag